Below is a window of Methanocaldococcus jannaschii DSM 2661 DNA.
GTAATTGCTTCCTCCGATTTAACTCACTATGAACCACAGGAAATTGCTTCAAAAAAGGATGCAATTGTTATTAAAGATATTTTAGAGATGAATGAAAAAGAATTGTATGAGGATGTTGTAAATTACAACATCTCAATGTGCGGATATGGGCCAGTAATAGCTATGTTAAAAGCCATGAAGACCTTAGGAGCTGAAAAAGCTAAATTATTGGCTTATGCGACATCTGGAGATATAACTGGAGATTATTCAGCAGTTGTTGGTTACGCATCAGCAATTGTTGAGTAAATTTCTATAAAATAAAAAAATAATAAATTTATTTATTATTTTTAAATCTTCCCTTCTAAAACAAGCTTTGCAAATGTTTCAAAACTCCTGTCATAAGTTTTTTCTACATCATCTGGAAAACAGCATGCTGGCAACTGTCTATTTTTTAAATGGTAATGTAAGCATTCACAACACATTCCTTTTTTAGAACAAGCTGGGTAACTACAGTTGCATCTTTTTAAGTTGATTTCTTTATTTGGACATTCCATCTTATCACCAAATTTTTAATTTTCTTGATTTTCTTCTAAGCTCTTTAAGAAGTTTGCTATCTTATTAACTAAAATTTCCGCCTCTTCTTCATTTGTTGGATATTTAACTCTTAATATTGGGATATTTTTCCTTCTAACTAAATATAGAGTTAGTTCATTTGTTCTTTGGCAGCCAATACATCCAAAGGCTATTGGTGCATCATCCATTATTATCGCTGCCTCTGCCTCTTCAATTAATGGCCCAATTAAAGCCATCCTTCCTCTAACACCAGAAGGAACTTCCACAGCCGCATACTTCAAACCTTTCTTAGGCTCTTCGTCTGTTATATTCATTGGTGGGCTGTCTATTTCAGGATTTCTGACTAATTTTCCTATAACTATATTCAAGTTTAAAGGCTTGTGTCCAAATCTCTCAACCAAATCTGTTAGAATTAAGCTATTTGGTGGGTATATGAATATTTTTTTCATTCTATCACCTTAAAAGTTTATTTTACAAGCATAAAAGGGATATAATTATTATTTTGGAAATGCATCTTCTGGTAAAAACTTATACAAGCATAGGAGGATACCTCCTATTGCTATACCACACGTCCATCAAGTTGGGGCTTTTCAGCCCCAATTAATGTCCAATATTTTTGCGAAGTATTAATAATTAACATTTTTTATTTTGGAAATGCATCTTCTGGTAAAAATTTGTATAATTCAGGTCTTCTTGAAATAGCCACAATATCTTCAAATATTCCAGCTGTTATATCAACTACACCAATAGCTCCTAAAACATTATCTCCATCTTTTATTGGAGCCACTATAACAGGAAGTCCTGCATAAGGGCCTATAATAGGTGTAGCTCTAACAACTTCACCTTTTTCAATAGCTACTTTTAAAACATAACCTTCGTAATTCGTATCTACAACCTCCCCTTTTTCCAACCTAACTCCAGGCTTGTTTTTGCTTCTCATAGCAACAGGGAGTTTATTAACCAATATATGGACAGCCTGAGCAATAGGCATTAATTCCTTTGCTTCAGAATTTTCAGATATGGTTATCATAATTTTCACCTAAAAATCTTTAAGTAGTAGTTCAATAATTTTAACTTTAAAGTTACTCTATATAAACAATTTTTGCTAATCTACTATATAAAGGGTTCAAACAGTTATTGTTCTAATACTTAATGTTCAATTTATTCAAATCATTAAGTTATTCTTAAAAATTTTGGGTGGTAAAATGGAGAAGATTACATGTGTAGGGCATACTGCCCTTGATTATATCTTCAATGTAGAAAAATTTCCAGAACCGAATACTTCAATTCAAATTCCTTCGGCGAGAAAGTATTATGGTGGAGCAGCGGCAAATACAGCAGTGGGAATAAAAAAACTTGGTGTTAATTCAGAGCTTTTATCATGTGTTGGCTATGATTTTAAAAATAGTGGATATGAGAGGTATTTAAAGAATTTGGATATAAATAT
It encodes the following:
- a CDS encoding DUF6485 family protein — its product is MECPNKEINLKRCNCSYPACSKKGMCCECLHYHLKNRQLPACCFPDDVEKTYDRSFETFAKLVLEGKI
- a CDS encoding methanogenesis marker 5 protein → MKKIFIYPPNSLILTDLVERFGHKPLNLNIVIGKLVRNPEIDSPPMNITDEEPKKGLKYAAVEVPSGVRGRMALIGPLIEEAEAAIIMDDAPIAFGCIGCQRTNELTLYLVRRKNIPILRVKYPTNEEEAEILVNKIANFLKSLEENQEN
- a CDS encoding DUF2111 domain-containing protein, with the translated sequence MITISENSEAKELMPIAQAVHILVNKLPVAMRSKNKPGVRLEKGEVVDTNYEGYVLKVAIEKGEVVRATPIIGPYAGLPVIVAPIKDGDNVLGAIGVVDITAGIFEDIVAISRRPELYKFLPEDAFPK